From Pseudobdellovibrio exovorus JSS, a single genomic window includes:
- a CDS encoding YggS family pyridoxal phosphate-dependent enzyme, translating into MGIPAPTARSLISQKLSSKQKILAVSKLQPTEKIISLYNEGQRDFGENYIQEALEKIELLKDFSNIQWHLIGPIQKNKVKFLKKHFTYIHSIDSFALAEKISAAALSIQHIQKVFIQLNLSEEPTKSGFLKEDFESEWTRLQALSGIQIVGLMTMPPLENEPEKNRAFFKELKYIGSKFDLHEYSMGTSHDYQIALQEGATWIRLGTTLFGERESQKDQKRGPS; encoded by the coding sequence ATGGGAATTCCTGCGCCAACCGCCCGCTCTTTGATTTCACAAAAGCTCTCGTCCAAACAAAAAATTCTGGCGGTCAGTAAACTTCAACCCACTGAAAAAATCATTTCTTTATACAATGAAGGACAGCGCGATTTTGGCGAAAACTACATTCAAGAAGCCTTAGAAAAAATTGAACTCTTAAAAGATTTTTCTAATATTCAGTGGCACTTGATCGGCCCTATTCAAAAAAATAAAGTTAAATTCTTAAAGAAGCATTTCACTTATATTCATTCTATCGACAGCTTTGCTTTAGCAGAAAAAATTTCAGCAGCTGCACTGTCTATCCAGCACATTCAAAAAGTATTCATTCAACTGAATCTTTCTGAGGAGCCGACCAAATCTGGATTTTTAAAAGAGGATTTTGAGTCTGAGTGGACACGTCTGCAAGCGTTGAGCGGCATTCAGATCGTCGGATTGATGACCATGCCACCGCTAGAAAATGAACCTGAAAAAAACCGCGCTTTTTTTAAAGAATTGAAATATATTGGAAGCAAGTTCGATTTACACGAGTACTCAATGGGCACCAGTCACGACTATCAAATTGCACTTCAAGAGGGGGCAACATGGATCAGGTTAGGTACGACGCTATTTGGAGAAAGAGAATCACAGAAAGATCAGAAACGAGGTCCGTCATGA
- a CDS encoding Maf family protein encodes MKKLNRTLILASQSPRRSEILKKAGYQFVPFPVYVSEIPDKNLSLNEQILDIARRKAEAVRTRLHDEGLSYPHHVVLTADTLVCLDNQTLGKPETEQMAFDFLKALSGRSHEVKTGIVLLDLDSNLNSDEVVSHIETTVVHFRSLTDSEILDYIASKEPLDKAGAYAIQGEGGKFVTHYDGDFNNVVGLPLQALEKLFTLNSWEFLRQPPAL; translated from the coding sequence ATGAAAAAATTGAACCGCACATTAATTCTGGCTTCACAGTCTCCGCGACGTTCTGAAATTCTAAAAAAAGCAGGTTATCAATTTGTTCCATTCCCTGTTTATGTATCGGAAATTCCTGACAAAAACCTAAGTCTTAACGAACAAATTTTAGACATTGCCAGACGAAAGGCCGAGGCGGTGCGCACCCGTCTACACGACGAAGGTCTGAGCTATCCCCATCATGTAGTCCTGACTGCTGATACCTTGGTGTGTTTGGATAACCAGACTTTAGGCAAGCCAGAGACCGAACAGATGGCCTTCGACTTCTTAAAAGCACTTTCAGGTCGCAGCCACGAGGTCAAAACAGGAATAGTTCTACTGGACCTCGACAGCAACCTGAACAGTGACGAAGTTGTGTCTCATATCGAGACAACTGTGGTGCACTTCCGTTCACTGACGGATTCTGAAATTCTGGACTACATCGCCAGCAAAGAGCCCCTCGACAAAGCCGGTGCCTACGCCATTCAGGGGGAAGGTGGAAAATTTGTGACCCACTACGACGGCGACTTTAATAATGTGGTGGGACTTCCCTTGCAAGCTCTAGAAAAACTCTTCACACTTAACTCATGGGAATTCCTGCGCCAACCGCCCGCTCTTTGA
- a CDS encoding type II secretion system F family protein has protein sequence MGSLELMLFGGIILAGAAVYLFVSSLLAGRPGESQLSWASGNEPVKSKNAIINICRPMVHQLTLQHAARVKSEKYRKKIRNLIKVGGLESELNEDEFIGLQLFLGVAFPLLLFFLNFALDLGLSWPLLVGLGAFGFFMPQMHCKGTKKQRELSVRADMPFFIDLLALSVEAGLDFFGAIQKIVDKVADKDSVLAEEFKIVLKDIKIGSSKQEALKEMAARIDIPEITSFVAVLIDAEASGASISQVLKDQSVQMRLERLLRAEKAGARASQLILLPLMMFILPAVFIMVFGPIAVRMIYGGGM, from the coding sequence ATGGGTAGTTTAGAACTAATGCTTTTCGGCGGAATTATTTTAGCCGGTGCTGCTGTTTATCTATTCGTGTCGTCTCTGTTAGCAGGTCGTCCCGGAGAATCGCAGTTATCATGGGCTAGCGGTAATGAACCTGTTAAATCCAAGAATGCCATTATCAATATCTGTCGTCCGATGGTGCATCAACTGACGTTGCAGCACGCAGCGCGTGTGAAGTCAGAAAAGTATCGTAAGAAAATTCGTAATCTCATCAAAGTGGGAGGATTGGAATCTGAACTCAATGAAGATGAGTTCATCGGTTTGCAATTGTTCTTAGGGGTGGCATTCCCGCTGCTATTGTTCTTTTTAAACTTTGCTTTGGACTTGGGATTGTCATGGCCCTTACTTGTGGGCTTAGGAGCTTTTGGCTTCTTCATGCCACAGATGCATTGCAAAGGAACAAAAAAACAGCGCGAGCTCAGTGTACGTGCTGATATGCCATTCTTCATCGATCTGTTAGCTCTGTCAGTGGAAGCAGGTTTAGATTTCTTCGGTGCGATTCAAAAGATCGTAGATAAAGTGGCAGATAAAGACTCAGTATTGGCGGAAGAGTTTAAGATTGTTTTAAAAGATATTAAAATCGGTTCGTCAAAACAGGAAGCCTTAAAAGAAATGGCTGCACGTATTGATATTCCCGAGATAACGAGCTTTGTTGCCGTCCTTATTGATGCGGAAGCTTCAGGTGCGAGCATTTCACAGGTTCTTAAAGATCAGTCGGTGCAAATGCGTCTAGAAAGATTGCTTCGTGCTGAAAAAGCCGGTGCGCGAGCATCGCAGTTGATTTTACTT